In a single window of the Desulfovibrio mangrovi genome:
- a CDS encoding transglutaminase domain-containing protein, whose translation MILHTPGISFRTTLLTILLLSTFCMLSPDVWARNVRVRGNMDSLISFEVSKTVTDVDSTNTFYLSFVVPKTYNSPTFSQVVSDFNLRFNPQPDDRRTFTDKRGNEVIEGRWNSPPSAVVAQVSFKAANTTELTTLRSTAPFPMRAIPREEAEYLLGTEQVQLDDPRIRELAQTLTAGASTQYEAVQRISEWVVDNVRYVNPPQRFDALFSIDTGTGNCQNYSHLAAAIMRSAGIPVRVVNGITLDEPFDITLSGDVVRSRMGLGRHSWIEVWFPDLGWTPYNPQSTAMFIANRFIRVEVGLDNRETVNDSKVKWIPRKGSTRRPSVQELFVSNFGRDAVSLAGKEAADGPLKRLMLPVVETAAVAKPDQKMPAVQPPKDAQKPVKIKPQPKTTPAAKPPTKTKPVATAKPPAPKLKKGATYSFGNLDFPENIDFSTYSEEPETEGGVVTMTRSFMVETAEYVTTHLRQYAQVFELSRPVAVRDISLALHRYGGGGSVWIDLMEDAGGKPGELIATSDFMPVAQISLRPGYRWERFPFNPKETILKPGRYWIGLGYTGDPILNWYYTYGKPVGPEDGTRFRDALLSDWGGALSYEFNYKVRGIVQ comes from the coding sequence ATGATCCTGCATACGCCCGGCATATCCTTCAGGACAACACTGCTGACAATTCTGCTTCTGAGCACCTTCTGCATGCTGTCGCCCGATGTCTGGGCCCGCAACGTGCGTGTTCGCGGCAATATGGACTCGCTGATCAGCTTCGAGGTCTCCAAAACTGTTACCGACGTGGATTCCACGAACACATTCTATCTGAGCTTTGTCGTACCCAAGACATACAATTCCCCCACCTTCAGTCAGGTCGTCAGCGACTTCAATCTGCGGTTCAATCCCCAACCCGACGACCGCAGAACCTTCACGGATAAACGCGGCAACGAGGTCATAGAAGGCCGCTGGAACAGCCCGCCCTCAGCCGTAGTCGCGCAGGTCAGCTTCAAGGCTGCCAACACCACGGAATTGACCACGTTACGCTCCACGGCTCCCTTCCCCATGCGGGCCATCCCCCGCGAAGAGGCCGAATACCTTCTAGGGACTGAACAGGTGCAACTGGATGACCCACGCATACGCGAACTTGCCCAAACGCTTACGGCCGGAGCTTCCACACAGTATGAGGCGGTACAACGCATTTCCGAATGGGTAGTGGACAATGTGCGCTACGTGAACCCGCCGCAACGCTTTGACGCCCTCTTCTCGATTGATACCGGTACCGGCAACTGCCAGAACTATTCCCATCTTGCTGCGGCCATCATGCGTTCCGCAGGCATTCCCGTCCGCGTCGTTAACGGCATCACGCTTGATGAACCCTTCGACATAACCCTTTCAGGCGACGTGGTGCGCTCACGCATGGGTCTGGGCAGGCATTCATGGATTGAAGTCTGGTTTCCGGATCTCGGATGGACTCCCTACAATCCACAAAGCACAGCCATGTTCATCGCCAACCGGTTCATCAGGGTGGAGGTGGGGCTGGATAACAGGGAGACAGTAAACGACAGCAAGGTAAAATGGATTCCGCGCAAGGGCAGCACACGCAGGCCAAGCGTACAGGAGCTTTTCGTCTCCAATTTCGGCAGGGACGCGGTTTCGCTCGCCGGCAAGGAAGCTGCCGACGGCCCGCTTAAACGACTGATGCTGCCTGTGGTTGAAACAGCCGCTGTCGCCAAGCCAGATCAGAAAATGCCCGCAGTCCAGCCTCCCAAAGACGCCCAAAAACCGGTGAAAATCAAACCGCAACCCAAGACGACGCCTGCCGCAAAGCCCCCGACCAAAACCAAACCGGTGGCGACCGCCAAGCCCCCTGCTCCCAAGTTGAAAAAGGGCGCGACATACAGCTTCGGCAATCTGGATTTCCCCGAAAACATAGACTTCTCCACCTACTCGGAGGAACCGGAAACAGAAGGCGGGGTTGTCACCATGACCCGCTCGTTCATGGTGGAAACAGCCGAATACGTCACCACGCACCTCAGGCAGTATGCACAGGTCTTTGAGCTGTCCCGTCCTGTAGCTGTCAGAGATATCAGCCTTGCCCTGCACCGCTATGGCGGCGGGGGATCGGTCTGGATCGACCTTATGGAGGATGCAGGGGGCAAACCGGGAGAGCTCATAGCCACCAGCGACTTCATGCCCGTTGCCCAAATTTCTCTGCGTCCGGGCTACCGCTGGGAACGCTTCCCCTTCAACCCCAAGGAGACCATCCTGAAGCCAGGCCGATACTGGATAGGACTCGGTTACACGGGGGATCCCATTCTCAACTGGTACTACACCTATGGCAAACCGGTGGGACCTGAAGACGGCACCC
- a CDS encoding gamma-glutamyltransferase family protein, whose product MLSHSCTSFSVPPFGFHSRRSPVFAEHGMVAASQPLAVAAGLDMLRAGGTAADAAVAVAAVLAVVEPCSTGIGGDAFALCYVAATSTVHALNGSGKSGAGLTPEAVAALGVEDMPKFHGISVTVPGACAAWCALHERFGSLELEQVLAPAIRLAQNGFCIGPVTSELWSHAEALRKHTISSPLLPHGRAPLPGERITNPQLAEVLSAVASHGKSAFYEGAMAQRMATAVQAAGGVLTVKDFAACSADWVTPLSTKYRGIRVHECPPNGQGIVALGALGILSHTDHADHAPLSPERLHRQIEALRLSFADARRYVCDPAHAELDYSELLSADYTALRAKRIQPDRRNAAMMHGTPESCSDTVQFCVADRNGNAISMVNSVYMNFGSGIVPEGLGFVLQNRGCNFTLVEGHPNCIGPSKRPYHTIIPCMTTMPDGTLHSAMGVMGGFMQPQGHVQVISAMLDDGCDPQSALDRLRFCINPDGSVALEEGMPEETIEALTALRHPVSVCSGHDRKLFGRGQIILRMEEGFYAAGSDARADGCAFGI is encoded by the coding sequence ATGCTTAGTCACTCCTGCACCAGTTTCAGCGTTCCTCCCTTCGGTTTCCATTCCCGTCGCTCTCCCGTCTTTGCAGAACACGGTATGGTTGCGGCGTCACAACCCTTGGCAGTAGCAGCAGGACTGGACATGCTGCGGGCCGGAGGCACTGCGGCAGACGCCGCCGTTGCCGTAGCTGCGGTTCTGGCCGTGGTTGAGCCCTGCTCCACCGGAATAGGCGGCGACGCCTTCGCCCTGTGCTACGTTGCAGCAACGTCCACCGTGCACGCCCTGAACGGTTCCGGTAAAAGCGGTGCAGGTCTGACACCTGAAGCGGTTGCCGCTCTCGGCGTGGAAGACATGCCGAAATTCCACGGCATATCCGTCACTGTTCCCGGTGCCTGCGCCGCATGGTGCGCACTGCATGAAAGATTCGGCTCACTGGAGCTTGAACAGGTTCTCGCCCCTGCCATCCGTCTCGCTCAAAACGGCTTCTGCATCGGCCCTGTAACCAGCGAGCTGTGGTCCCATGCAGAAGCCCTGCGCAAACATACAATCAGCTCTCCCCTGCTTCCCCATGGCAGAGCGCCGCTACCGGGAGAACGCATCACCAATCCGCAACTGGCCGAAGTGCTTTCTGCGGTGGCATCCCACGGCAAATCGGCGTTCTATGAAGGGGCCATGGCCCAGCGCATGGCAACGGCGGTTCAGGCTGCGGGAGGCGTGCTAACGGTGAAGGACTTTGCAGCCTGCTCAGCTGACTGGGTAACGCCACTCTCGACAAAGTATCGGGGCATCCGCGTCCATGAATGCCCGCCCAACGGGCAAGGCATTGTGGCCCTTGGCGCTCTGGGCATCCTCAGCCATACCGACCACGCTGACCACGCCCCACTCTCTCCGGAACGCCTGCACCGGCAAATCGAAGCGCTGAGGCTGTCGTTTGCAGATGCCCGCCGCTATGTCTGTGATCCGGCACATGCCGAACTGGATTACAGCGAATTGCTTTCAGCAGACTACACCGCCCTGCGCGCCAAACGCATTCAGCCGGACAGACGTAATGCCGCCATGATGCACGGCACACCGGAGAGCTGCAGCGACACCGTGCAATTCTGCGTGGCAGACCGCAACGGCAACGCCATCTCCATGGTCAATTCCGTATACATGAATTTCGGTAGCGGCATCGTGCCGGAAGGCCTTGGCTTCGTCCTGCAAAACCGCGGCTGCAATTTCACACTCGTTGAAGGGCACCCCAACTGCATAGGCCCCTCGAAACGTCCATACCACACCATCATCCCCTGCATGACCACCATGCCGGATGGAACGCTCCACTCGGCCATGGGTGTCATGGGCGGCTTCATGCAGCCGCAGGGCCATGTACAGGTCATCAGCGCCATGCTGGATGACGGCTGCGACCCGCAAAGCGCGCTGGACAGGCTGCGTTTCTGCATCAACCCTGACGGTTCGGTAGCACTGGAAGAAGGCATGCCCGAAGAAACAATCGAAGCACTTACCGCCCTGCGACACCCCGTTTCCGTCTGCTCGGGCCATGACCGCAAGCTTTTCGGCAGAGGCCAGATCATCCTTCGTATGGAAGAAGGGTTCTATGCCGCAGGCAGCGATGCCCGCGCTGACGGCTGCGCTTTTGGCATATGA